The Eublepharis macularius isolate TG4126 chromosome 11, MPM_Emac_v1.0, whole genome shotgun sequence genome includes a region encoding these proteins:
- the NUB1 gene encoding NEDD8 ultimate buster 1 produces the protein MAQKRYLAAKLKNYLREDKIQLWRPPYTESNKEAGEGLKDLALQYSARLKYNSKEIEALLEEIRCKTIERGTGNEAYKATGVATLEVALPPRMGKTRKNVLETKLVITGKELRSQIAQAYGFEENCIKIIINKKQLELGKTLEEQGVTHNVKVMVLELKLSEEETRRTVREEEMQHEEETVKKKEMHRRMQRTKKGLEMLAERDDSVDSDTTPYLDIANQTGRKISIPPKAKKALLLAMGYHEKGRALLKNKEYAMALPFLLDADKHFCDCGSDLLTTVDNYAVLQLDIVWCYFHLGQLDCLDDAEKKLLAAHDCFRKCYGENHERLVTIKGSSGREQALFLRLYLLQGICHYHNGREKEASECLQQAHRLFQELCIDPEKVNSLLLLGFSAQEARLGLRACDGNVDHAASHISNQREEKDQIRREERAKRRKRLEDINSLKSMGYSERAARKALHQAKGNLELAVKVILDDPQLLLPEDDDPLFADTFQVPQESINQLVYMGFNPEAAEQALRVFKGNVQLAVQTLAHYGGSVPDELQAPSDSTSTSPSEESSSFKDSSTGSAGTSGASTDEDMEADALNEVLKDIPEHEEDYLDLTLEEEETVINEYLSYIQHLPTQPK, from the exons ATGGCACAGAAGAGGTATCTTGCAGCAAAGCTGAAAAACTACTTAAGGGAAGACAAGATTCAGCTATGGAGACCTCCATATACAGAAAGCAATAAAGAGGCCGGTGAGGGGCTGAAG GATCTTGCCCTGCAGTATTCAGCGAGGCTGAAGTATAACAGCAAGGAAATAGAGGCCCTTCTGGAAGAAATACGCTGTAAAACAATTGAGCGGGGAACTGGAAATGAAGCTTATAAGGCAACAGGCGTTGCAACGCTGGAAGTGGCCTTACCTCCTAGGATGGGTAAA ACAAGAAAAAATGTGCTGGAGACAAAATTGGTCATCACAGGCAAGGAACTCCGATCTCA AATAGCACAAGCATATGGCTTTGAAGAAAATTgcatcaaaataataataaataagaagCAACTTGAGCTAG GGAAAACCCTGGAAGAGCAAGGGGTAACACACAACGTCAAAGTCATGGTGCTGGAGCTGAAATTGAGTGAGGAAGAGACCAGAAGAACAGTCCGAGAGGAGGAAATGCAGCATGAAGAAGAGACagtgaagaaaaaagaaatgcacaGAAGGATGCAAAGAACCAAAAAGGGCCTCGAAATGCTGGCAGAAAGAG ATGACTCTGTGGATTCGGATACGACGCCGTACCTAGACATAGCAAACCAAACTGGAAGAAAAATCAGTATTCCTCCCAAAGCCAAAAAA GCTCTCTTGCTAGCTATGGGGTACCATGAAAAGGGCAGAGCTTTGTTGAAGAACAAAGAATATGCCATGGCACTGCCATTTCTATTGGATGCAGATAAACACTTCTG CGATTGTGGTTCAGACCTCCTGACCACCGTCGATAATTATGCAGTGTTGCAACTGGACATCGTCTGGTGCTACTTCCACTTGGGACAGCTGGATTGCCTCGATGATGCTGAGAAAAAGCTCCTTGCTGCCCACGACTGCTTCAGGAAGTGTTACGGGGAGAACCACGAAAGGCTGGTCACTATAAAa gGAAGTTCTGGGAGAGAGCAGGCTTTATTTCTAAGGCTTTACCTGCTTCAAGGAATATGCCATTATCATAACGGCAGAGAAAAAGAGGCTTCTGAATGTCTGCAGCAG GCACATCGTTTGTTTCAAGAGCTGTGCATCGACCCCGAGAAAGTCAACAGCTTGTTACTTCTGGGGTTCTCTGCCCAGGAAGCTCGCCTGGGTCTCCGTGCTTGTGATGGAAACGTGGATCATGCCGCCAGTCACATTTCCAACCAGAGAGAG GAAAAGGATCAAATAAGACGAGAGGAGCGAGCTAAACGGAGAAAGCGGTTAGAGGACATCAACTCCTTGAAAAGTATGGGCTATTCAGAGCGAGCAGCTAGAAAAGCTCTTCACCAGGCAAAAGGAAACCTTGAACTAGCGGTGAAG GTTATTCTCGATGACCCCCAGCTGCTGCTCCCAGAGGATGATGATCCATTGTTTGCGGACACCTTCCAGGTTCCCCAGGAAAGCATTAACCAA CTGGTGTATATGGGATTTAATCCTGAGGCAGCCGAGCAAGCCTTGAGAGTGTTTAAAGGCAACGTCCAGCTGGCCGTCCAAACCCTTGCCCATTATGGAGGGTCCGTTCCTGACGAGCTACAGGCACCTTCTGACAGCACCAGCACCTCTCCTTCGGAGGAATCCAGCTCATTCAAAGATTCTTCCACAGGCTCTGCAG GCACTTCTGGCGCTTCAACTGATGAAGACATGGAAGCCGATGCGCTCAATGAAGTCTTAAAGGATATTCCAGAACATGAAGAAGATTATTTAGATCTCACACTGGAGGAGGAAGAAACTGTCATTAACGAATACCTCTCGTACATACAGCACTTGCCAACCCAGCCCAAGTAG
- the C11H9orf152 gene encoding uncharacterized protein C9orf152 homolog isoform X1, with amino-acid sequence MQSNPAAQHQMVKAYKYMSGIFLVTHPSTQRSSDCSGQPTKMDVSLLEEQYGCLTQKQKLQTHIIVFKTGERQAVPGESMVSTVIINKKMKKAKAFKEHIPIREVSLGLPCNGNVQESSPWRIHLGIHRLVQEEHPKSPYEAIQNKNEQLNANGETPSQEKNAISSEELLTGTEHSVESLDEQGNSSPAEKTESSIWASCTDRPLKPITSPVWTRSEISACKLAPAASSKLPYYPFPQKKTPRISEAARRLGLYVSQ; translated from the exons GACTCATCCATCAACCCAGCGAAGCTCAGATTGTTCCGGGCAGCCGACCAAGATGGACGTAAGTTTACTTGAAGAACAGTACGGCTGCCTCACACAGAAGCAAAAGCTGCAGACCCACATTATTGTGTTTAAAACAG GTGAGCGTCAGGCGGTTCCTGGGGAATCTATGGTCAGCACCGTTATAATAAACAAAAAGATGAAGAAAGCTAAAGCATTTAAAGAACACATTCCCATCAGGGAAGTCAGCCTTGGCTTGCCCTGTAACGGCAATGTACAAGAGAGTTCACCGTGGCGTATCCATCTGGGGATCCATCGTCTTGTACAAGAAGAGCACCCCAAATCTCCTTACGAGGCTATCCAAAATAAGAATGAACAGCTCAATGCTAACGGTGAAACACCGTCGCAGGAGAAAAATGCAATCTCAAGTGAAGAATTATTAACAGGTACTGAACACTCCGTTGAGTCACTCGATGAACAGGGGAATTCAAGCCCTGCGGaaaagacagagagttccatttgGGCCAGCTGCACAGATCGACCTTTGAAGCCAATAACTTCGCCAGTGTGGACACGCTCAGAAATCTCAGCCTGCAAACTGGCCCCAGCAGCATCTAGTAAGCTACCCTACTAccctttcccccagaaaaaaacacCCAGGATTTCTGAAGCTGCAAGAAGACTTGGATTATATGTTTCACAGTga